The following DNA comes from Candidatus Poribacteria bacterium.
CACTGATTTACAATATCTACACCGTCTTCACCGAAAAACCGTGGCATACCCTCGGATGGTGGCCCGCGATGCGGTTCGTCATCTATTTTTCGGTCATTGGGATCGCCTCGTTACTCACGCTTGAGGTTTCGTTTAGCCTCTGGTTCTTCTATCTCTTTTTCAAACTCCAGTATATCATCATGAATGCGATCGGACTCAGCATCGGTCCCTGGATTAGTTGCAGCCGTCAAGTGATGGGCGGTTATCTCGTTTTTGTTCCCGCGGTTTTCTGGATAGGGCGTGAACACATCATGGCAGTTTTTAGGAAGACGTTCGGTCTCGGACACGCACGGACGAGTTACGACACCATAGGCGGTCAACCGGTAGACGATTCAAACGAACCCGTCTCGTATCGTGTGGCACTTCTTGGATTTTTCGTGGGATTTATTGTTCTTGTCGTGTTTCTGGTCGTTGCGGGGGTAACAACGTGGGTCGCGATTGTAACGCTGCTTTCCATCTTTATCACGTCAATCGTTTTGACCTGGATGGTGGTTAACGGGGGATTGTTGCTCGTGCAGGCTCCCTTTTTCCCTTCGGAATACATCGATATTACTTTAGGTTCCAACGCATTGGGACATAAGAGTCTTGCGATCCTGAGTTTCCAACGCACTTTCCTACGCGATTGGGGCGAATTTATGATGCCGAACTTTCTGCATAGTTTCAAGGCGGCAGATGAGGTGAAACTCGCCCGTCGTCGTGTCATGCCGATTTTGTGGGTCTCAATTGTCGTAGCGCTCCTTGTGTCCGTCTACGCTTCATTGACGCTCATTTACGACAAAGGTGCCCTGTTTTTACAGAGTTGGTCTTTCGTGGTCGCGCCGCGGAACTATTTCCAACGGATGAGCAGTCTTATCCAATTCCCGATTGAGACGAAGTGGGACGAGGTTTACAGCATGATTGCTGGCGCTGGGTTTACAGGCTTCATGCTCTGGATGCGGCAAAATTTTGTCTGGTGGTCCCTCCATCCGATCGGTTATCTGTTGGGGGCAACCTATCCACCGTTTCACCTCTGGTCATCGATTTTAATCGGATGGTTCATTAAGTATATGGCACTCAAGTTTGGGGGTGCCTCGACGTATCGAAAGATTCGACCCGTTGCGTTCGGCTTGATTTTCGGCGAGTATGTGATGGTGGGACTCTGGATGATAGTTGGTTTCTTTACAGGAATTGGCTATTTTGCGTTGCCGTCATAACTTGAAAGCAAGGAATTACATTATGCACTCCAATGAAAATAAACTCACAACCACGTGGAAAACACGTGCGAAAACCCGACATACCGTTACTGGGATTCGGACGTGGCACGTTAACTTAAATCCACGCGCAATGCCCGGTTTGGGGTTTGCTAAGGGCGGTGAATGCCATACGCGCATTCATACCCGGGGAAGCCCACACGGGAGACCTCATACCGTTGATTCTGATTTGTGGCAGAAACCCACAACCCAGGCGGCACATGTCGACTGGCGGGGTCCCTTCGCCGCACAAGCCGGGGCGTTAGTCGTTGAAATTACCACCGATAAGGGTTTGAAAGGATACGGTCTTGGGGGTGGCGGGCTTGCTGGCGCGCTCATCATTGAGAAACACCTCCAGAACTTCATCATCGGACGCGATCCGCTTGAGGTTGAGGAGATTTGGGAGCACCTATATCATATCACCTCCATTTATGGGCGACGCGGCTTGGTGATTTACGTCTTGAGCGGCATAGAACTCGCCCTTGTTGACCTGTGCGGAAAGATTGTGGACGCGCCTGTCTATAGTCTTATTACGGATACACCACACCTTAAGATCCCTGCTTATGCGACGGGTGCCGATGTCGGTTATTACGCAGAGAACGGCTTCGCTGCTTGCAAACTGCCGCTCCGTAACGGTCTTGCGGAGGGTGAAGATGGGTTTGCGGAAAACGTCGAATTGATACACGCGGCACGAGATGCCGTCGGAACG
Coding sequences within:
- a CDS encoding L-rhamnonate dehydratase (catalyzes the formation of 2-keto-3-deoxy-L-rhamnonate from L-rhamnonate), whose amino-acid sequence is MHSNENKLTTTWKTRAKTRHTVTGIRTWHVNLNPRAMPGLGFAKGGECHTRIHTRGSPHGRPHTVDSDLWQKPTTQAAHVDWRGPFAAQAGALVVEITTDKGLKGYGLGGGGLAGALIIEKHLQNFIIGRDPLEVEEIWEHLYHITSIYGRRGLVIYVLSGIELALVDLCGKIVDAPVYSLITDTPHLKIPAYATGADVGYYAENGFAACKLPLRNGLAEGEDGFAENVELIHAARDAVGTETELMADIYLRWDVDYTLRFAEAASDVNLKWIEEPIPLDDYAGMAQLVREVQPAWIVSGEHEFTRYGFRELLRWEAADMIQPDISWAGGFTECLRIAREAAELDIPTWLHQAGTPWGLHLTACLPMPCMAETFGPSRDGVENELYRRLRPTPHDGFFTLNDAPGFSVELDEEVLDAYTVDRL